In a single window of the Anaerocolumna cellulosilytica genome:
- the pyrF gene encoding orotidine-5'-phosphate decarboxylase, with protein MINKLIRKIEKNKAPIVIGLDPMLSYIPEQVKEKAFREKGENLLGAAEAIWQFNKAIIDATYDLIPAVKPQIAMYEQFGIEGLIAFKKTVEYCKEKDLVVIGDIKRGDIGSTSEAYATGHLGKVTIGGKSFYGFDEDFVTVNPYLGSDGIVPFINVCKEEKKGLFILVKTSNPSSGEFQDQLVGERPLYELVGEKVASWGEMHLGDSYSYIGAVVGATYPEMGKALRKIMPKNYILVPGYGAQGGKAEDLAPYFNKDGLGAIVSSSRGIIAAYKQAQYEKFGPTAYADASRQAVIDMREDIMGALTRK; from the coding sequence ATGATTAACAAACTGATACGCAAAATTGAAAAAAATAAAGCACCCATCGTTATAGGCCTTGATCCTATGCTTTCTTATATACCGGAGCAGGTTAAGGAAAAAGCCTTTCGGGAAAAGGGAGAAAATCTTTTAGGTGCAGCAGAAGCCATCTGGCAATTTAATAAAGCCATTATTGATGCTACCTATGATTTGATTCCTGCTGTGAAACCGCAGATTGCCATGTATGAACAATTTGGTATTGAAGGTCTGATTGCTTTTAAAAAGACAGTAGAGTACTGCAAGGAAAAAGACTTGGTAGTAATCGGTGATATAAAAAGAGGAGATATTGGTTCAACTTCTGAAGCTTATGCAACAGGACATCTGGGTAAGGTTACTATAGGCGGTAAATCCTTTTATGGATTTGATGAGGATTTTGTAACGGTAAATCCTTATTTAGGCTCCGATGGAATTGTTCCTTTTATTAACGTATGCAAGGAAGAGAAGAAAGGTTTATTTATACTGGTTAAGACTTCCAATCCCTCCAGCGGGGAATTCCAGGATCAGTTGGTGGGAGAACGCCCTCTTTATGAGTTAGTTGGTGAAAAGGTAGCCAGCTGGGGTGAAATGCATCTGGGAGACTCCTATAGCTACATCGGAGCAGTGGTAGGAGCCACGTATCCTGAAATGGGTAAAGCACTACGTAAGATTATGCCAAAGAACTATATACTGGTGCCTGGCTATGGCGCACAGGGCGGTAAGGCAGAAGATTTAGCTCCTTACTTTAACAAGGATGGTCTTGGTGCCATTGTGAGTTCATCCAGAGGCATTATTGCTGCTTATAAACAAGCACAATATGAGAAATTCGGACCGACTGCTTATGCCGATGCATCCAGACAGGCGGTTATAGATATGCGTGAAGATATAATGGGTGCTTTAACAAGAAAGTAA
- a CDS encoding dihydroorotase — protein MSILIKNGHLLDPATGTEGIRDIFIKDGLIQKVGEYLSEDAEQVIDATGFSVMPGFIDLHVHLREPGYEYKETIATGAMAAAKGGYTTICPMPNTNPAIDSKYMVEYLQLKAKEEAVVHILPIGAVTKGQEGTQLTDIEAMAGAGVVAISEDGKSVMNTVLYKKAMTEAKEAGIAVFAHCEDKDLVQKGVLNEGAKARELGMPGISNSVEDIIAVRDIILAKDTGVRLHLCHCSTKDSVTMVKLAKEERLPITGEVCPHHFTMADDEIPGDDANYKMNPPLRGRADVQALKEALRDNIMDVIATDHAPHSEEEKAKSMLEAPFGIVGLETAYALTITELVQEGYLTPMQLVEKMSLNPAKVLGIDKGSLAVGKVADVVIADPHETYVIDVNAFVSMGKNTPFHGKRVSGKVKFTIVDGEIVYQE, from the coding sequence GTGTCAATATTAATTAAAAATGGTCATCTTCTGGATCCGGCAACGGGAACAGAAGGAATTCGAGATATTTTTATAAAAGATGGTTTGATTCAGAAGGTAGGAGAGTACTTAAGTGAGGATGCAGAGCAGGTTATTGATGCAACGGGATTCAGTGTTATGCCGGGGTTCATAGACTTGCATGTACATCTTAGGGAACCGGGTTATGAATACAAGGAAACCATTGCAACTGGTGCTATGGCAGCAGCGAAAGGGGGATATACCACAATATGTCCTATGCCCAACACAAATCCTGCTATCGACAGTAAATACATGGTAGAATATCTTCAGTTAAAAGCGAAAGAGGAAGCAGTTGTTCATATTCTTCCCATTGGTGCGGTAACGAAAGGACAGGAAGGAACCCAGTTGACTGACATTGAGGCAATGGCAGGAGCGGGAGTTGTTGCCATTAGCGAAGATGGAAAATCTGTTATGAATACAGTTCTTTACAAAAAGGCAATGACAGAAGCCAAGGAAGCAGGAATAGCTGTATTCGCACATTGTGAAGACAAGGATTTGGTACAAAAGGGCGTATTAAATGAGGGAGCAAAAGCAAGAGAACTCGGTATGCCGGGTATTAGTAACAGTGTAGAGGATATCATTGCTGTCAGAGATATTATATTAGCAAAGGATACGGGTGTTAGACTTCATCTGTGCCATTGTTCCACAAAAGACAGTGTGACTATGGTTAAGTTAGCAAAAGAGGAGAGGCTTCCTATAACTGGCGAAGTATGCCCCCATCATTTTACGATGGCAGATGATGAGATACCAGGTGATGATGCTAATTATAAGATGAATCCACCCTTAAGAGGCCGTGCAGATGTACAGGCTTTAAAAGAAGCCTTAAGAGATAATATTATGGATGTTATCGCTACAGATCATGCACCTCATAGTGAGGAAGAAAAGGCTAAATCCATGTTAGAAGCTCCTTTTGGTATTGTAGGGCTAGAGACAGCTTACGCGCTCACTATAACAGAATTGGTTCAGGAAGGGTATCTGACACCTATGCAGCTGGTAGAAAAGATGAGTTTAAACCCTGCAAAGGTTTTAGGAATTGATAAAGGAAGTCTGGCGGTAGGCAAAGTCGCCGATGTTGTGATAGCAGACCCCCACGAAACCTATGTAATAGATGTCAATGCGTTTGTTTCTATGGGTAAGAATACGCCTTTTCATGGAAAAAGAGTAAGTGGTAAAGTTAAGTTTACTATTGTAGATGGTGAAATAGTATATCAGGAATAA
- a CDS encoding NUDIX domain-containing protein, which translates to MEKYKIMVKGIVQHEDKYLLVKKWYDDRIIDPYQWEFIDGKLEFGENPEKGVLRIIFEKTGLTVHLNRILYTWSFMVGDVCNIGISFLCVSTQDSVVLSEDLNEYKWIAKEELGNSISNKAVIEDIERAEL; encoded by the coding sequence ATGGAAAAGTATAAAATAATGGTTAAAGGTATTGTGCAGCATGAAGATAAATACTTATTGGTTAAAAAGTGGTATGATGACAGGATTATAGACCCTTATCAGTGGGAATTTATTGATGGAAAATTAGAATTCGGAGAAAACCCGGAAAAGGGAGTTTTAAGAATTATCTTTGAAAAAACAGGTTTGACTGTACATTTAAACCGTATTCTTTACACTTGGTCTTTTATGGTAGGTGATGTTTGTAACATCGGTATCAGCTTCCTATGCGTTAGTACCCAGGATAGTGTAGTACTTTCCGAGGACTTAAATGAATATAAATGGATAGCAAAAGAAGAGCTTGGCAATTCTATCAGCAATAAGGCTGTTATAGAAGATATTGAAAGAGCAGAGCTGTAA
- a CDS encoding MalY/PatB family protein codes for MSFDFNELIDRKNTNSIKYDFAAERGKPTDVIPLWVADMDFKTVPQVTEALVEASRHGIFGYSEVKDEYFNVLKQWFSTHYRWNIERKWLVKTPGVVYAIAMAVRAYTKKGDSILIQRPVYYPFSETILSNGRKLINSPLVYENGTYHIDFEDFEQKIAENQVRLFILCNPHNPVGKVWNRDELERLGDICLKHNVLVVSDEIHADFIYPGKEHLPFANLREEYKAITITCTAPSKTFNLAGLQVSNVLIPNPVLKAAFKSEITKSGYSQLNNMGLIACKAAYEYGEEWLIGLKDYLYENLQFIKEFVKTNLPQLTLVEPEGTYLLWIDFTGLGLSETDLEKLIIDKAKLWLDAGTMFGPEGLGFQRFNIACTRKTLEQAFHQLKAAIDSI; via the coding sequence ATGTCATTTGATTTTAATGAACTGATAGATAGAAAAAATACTAATTCTATAAAATATGATTTTGCGGCTGAACGTGGAAAGCCGACTGATGTAATTCCCCTGTGGGTTGCTGATATGGATTTTAAAACGGTACCTCAGGTAACAGAGGCACTGGTTGAAGCAAGCAGACATGGTATCTTTGGATATTCCGAAGTGAAAGATGAGTATTTTAACGTTTTAAAACAATGGTTTTCTACCCACTACCGTTGGAATATCGAAAGAAAATGGCTGGTAAAAACTCCCGGTGTGGTATATGCTATAGCCATGGCTGTACGTGCTTATACCAAAAAAGGGGATAGTATTTTGATTCAAAGACCTGTTTACTATCCTTTTTCTGAAACTATTTTATCCAATGGACGTAAGCTTATTAATAGTCCCCTGGTTTATGAGAACGGTACCTACCATATAGACTTTGAAGACTTTGAACAAAAAATAGCAGAAAACCAGGTGAGATTGTTTATATTATGTAACCCTCACAATCCAGTGGGTAAAGTATGGAACCGGGATGAATTGGAACGACTTGGAGATATCTGCTTAAAGCATAATGTATTAGTGGTATCTGATGAGATTCATGCAGATTTTATCTATCCGGGAAAAGAACACCTTCCTTTTGCAAACCTAAGAGAAGAATATAAGGCTATTACCATTACCTGTACTGCTCCCAGCAAAACCTTTAACCTTGCAGGATTACAAGTATCCAATGTGCTAATTCCAAATCCGGTGTTAAAGGCCGCCTTTAAAAGCGAGATAACAAAGAGTGGTTACAGTCAGCTGAATAATATGGGACTTATTGCCTGCAAAGCGGCTTATGAATATGGTGAAGAATGGCTTATCGGATTAAAAGATTACTTATATGAGAATCTACAGTTTATAAAAGAATTTGTAAAGACAAATCTGCCTCAGCTTACCCTTGTTGAACCGGAAGGCACTTACCTGCTCTGGATTGATTTTACCGGTTTAGGTTTATCAGAAACTGATTTAGAAAAGTTAATCATAGATAAAGCTAAATTATGGTTGGATGCCGGAACCATGTTCGGTCCGGAAGGCCTTGGTTTTCAACGATTTAATATTGCATGCACTCGTAAAACGTTGGAACAGGCTTTCCATCAGTTAAAAGCTGCCATTGATTCAATATAG